A single region of the Streptomyces sp. NBC_01803 genome encodes:
- a CDS encoding DUF6986 family protein: MTPGERVTTTLAAAVTTGIGASLAAVDADLARRYPGAPHTRRPVHTVYVPADRLTADTVRSWGTEALALLSEHAPDAASFGTVLGMPEALAGPVRARVLAKLEREPVEDLRVDFEDGYGPRPDAEEDAAAARAARLIARAHAEGTAPPFTGLRVKCMEAAVRDRGIRTLDIFLTTLLAAGPLPAGLRITLPKVSYAEQVAAMARLCEEFEKAAGLPPGRLGFEIQIETTQAILGPDGRATVARMIDAAGGRATALHYGTFDYSAACEVSAAHQAPDHPAADHAKAVMQVAAAGTGVLLSDGSTNVLPVGPTARVHDAWRLHHGLVRRSLARAYYQGWDMHPGHLPTRYAAVYAFYREGLDHAAARLAAYAGGADATGGAVLDEPATARALSGFLLRGIDCGALDVAEVTGATALDRSRLEALAGRPAPDAGA; encoded by the coding sequence ATGACGCCGGGCGAACGAGTGACGACCACGCTGGCGGCGGCCGTGACCACCGGCATCGGCGCCTCGCTCGCCGCCGTCGACGCCGACCTCGCCCGCCGCTATCCCGGTGCCCCCCACACCCGCCGACCGGTCCACACCGTCTATGTGCCGGCCGACCGCCTCACCGCGGACACCGTCCGCTCCTGGGGCACCGAGGCCCTGGCCCTCCTCAGCGAACACGCCCCCGACGCCGCCTCGTTCGGCACCGTCCTCGGCATGCCCGAGGCCCTCGCCGGTCCCGTCCGCGCCCGCGTCCTGGCCAAGCTGGAGCGCGAGCCCGTCGAGGACCTCCGTGTCGACTTCGAGGACGGCTATGGCCCGCGCCCGGACGCCGAGGAGGACGCCGCCGCCGCCCGCGCCGCCCGCCTGATCGCCCGCGCCCACGCCGAGGGCACCGCCCCGCCGTTCACGGGCCTGCGCGTCAAGTGCATGGAGGCCGCCGTCCGCGACCGCGGCATCCGCACCCTCGACATCTTCCTCACCACTCTGCTGGCGGCCGGCCCCTTGCCCGCCGGCCTGCGGATCACCCTGCCCAAGGTCAGCTACGCCGAGCAGGTCGCCGCGATGGCCCGGCTGTGCGAGGAGTTCGAGAAGGCGGCGGGCCTGCCCCCGGGCCGGCTCGGCTTCGAGATCCAGATCGAGACCACCCAGGCCATCCTCGGCCCCGACGGCCGGGCCACCGTCGCCCGCATGATCGACGCCGCCGGCGGCCGGGCCACCGCCCTCCACTACGGCACCTTCGACTACAGCGCCGCCTGCGAGGTCAGCGCCGCCCACCAGGCCCCGGACCACCCGGCCGCCGACCACGCCAAGGCGGTCATGCAGGTCGCGGCGGCGGGCACCGGCGTCCTGCTCTCCGACGGCTCCACCAACGTCCTGCCCGTCGGCCCCACCGCCCGTGTCCACGACGCCTGGCGCCTCCACCACGGCCTGGTGCGCCGCTCCCTGGCCCGCGCCTACTACCAGGGCTGGGACATGCACCCCGGCCACCTCCCCACCCGGTACGCGGCCGTCTACGCCTTCTACCGCGAGGGTCTGGACCACGCGGCGGCCCGGCTCGCCGCCTACGCGGGCGGCGCCGACGCCACCGGCGGCGCGGTGCTCGACGAGCCCGCCACCGCCCGCGCGCTCAGCGGCTTTCTGCTGCGCGGCATCGACTGCGGCGCCCTCGATGTCGCCGAGGTGACCGGCGCGACCGCCCTGGACCGCTCCCGGCTCGAAGCCCTGGCCGGCCGCCCCGCCCCGGACGCCGGCGCCTGA